From Lepisosteus oculatus isolate fLepOcu1 chromosome 8, fLepOcu1.hap2, whole genome shotgun sequence, one genomic window encodes:
- the LOC107077923 gene encoding mucin-19-like isoform X2 has product MANEKENPGSTGYRLQRRAPSLLKRQSLPAPGAQARLALVRRPLRDTWNLQEAPGSARGGPKEPGSECGDGLGVPGKRTSVPERRFSLDSANARPCREPVAMAAKGGKAPLKEPTNRAREPGGEGAGRAAREPSLEATFEIAPAADDPRPAFFPALLGADPDRSLPVGLLQVEEDGAGAAGGGALSPVSEHLRQVHEKLSRRRYFREPSAGQPARRCLTPVLEELALPEEEKAAPLDRICSLYRSFFAVECEGLVEQILSNPSSPAGRGGTPLLGGASAGGWLSIELEPPPQGPGLADSVVEPPCGGLEASEMSEVSLLNLDELDMELVKLKQAGGAAAAAAGGSEEPCSSPRRRSPVALLMERIQSLSSNAGSSLEGTFNVSDRKEGGQAAEADGQEGSRCCGEAGSPGAKANVTLILCPPSAAEPNCGAVDPSELAAAPGQGAVNENDTWELTLGGGEGKPATSDSKDRMSVGNSFSSDVCPLLGDLDSILSTDDSLVRSHPLISSTPLAVPDVFNFHQRAASNPAPSRREAVKANSSTGSEEGSVPPLTDRLLNSTRASCAAASGFPKPKPGTSTRRASLGGQPSGVAKNRKSLLPPPPPPPPPPPAKTGLQANCFSHPRMLDLPKPGPSRRLSLTYPSGPVGAAGSCPPSAVLRKPPRSAGKQLDGIPKPAARGQTPASSAGESSAGAPSSVLSRLSFGGRGEHLSTAGNRLQASGLPKPAASGLRAPVSRRSALGPKVPGTQPGRGTAASSTANPKELLGAPGSEVPGSSSRVRPQTPKLARKTADETLLPVAKRKKVADPVSSGIAVPKVPGSAGAPRGLRRPATRLSGRIPESRETGPPSSKGLQAGSALLTAPKLGLRPPSVCLSKRSKGAVPSADHGSATAQPQESEVSHLLFSTVSALSANVTFGAKTPPAATPEIANKGAAQSRLDPKDPSPERAAQDESSANVTFETARPAGPGTQNSVPSPPVNRTLDIASPGRAGSLQEEPAGGAAASWAGPPPQSDSPAALLQNDDSSPSANLTFEAGERAGSPVEENLGVSSLDEQAASPPDKSQGSASCSDCAESCRESRALLARCRRLEEQLKAGSAQCELYCQENKMLQERCRLLEEQLKAAILKTRDASVTETPH; this is encoded by the exons GCCAATGAAAAGGAGAATCCCGGCAGCACAGGGTACCGCCTGCAGCGCCGCGCGCCGTCCCTGCTGAAACGGCAGTCCCTGCCCGCCCCCGGCGCGCAGGCCCGGCTGGCTCTGGTGCGGAGGCCTCTGAGGGACACGTGGAACCTGCAGGAGGCCCCTGGCTCGGCCCGGGGAGGCCCGAAGGAGCCCGGTTCCGAGTGCGGCGATGGCCTAGGGGTGCCGGGGAAGCGGACCTCGGTCCCGGAGAGGCGGTTCAGCTTGGACAGCGCGAATGCGAGGCCGTGCCGGGAGCCGGTGGCCATGGCCGCGAAGGGCGGCAAGGCTCCCCTGAAGGAGCCGACGAACCGGGCGAGGGAGCCGGGGGGCGAGGGAGCCGGGCGCGCGGCGAGGGAGCCGAGCCTCGAGGCCACGTTTGAGATCGCCCCCGCCGCGGACGATCCCAGACCCGCTTTCTTCCCGGCGCTGCTCGGCGCGGACCCGGATCGCAGCCTGCCGGTCGGCCTGCTGCAGGTGGAGGAGGACGGGGCCGGGGCCGCGGGCGGGGGGGCCCTCTCCCCGGTCAGCGAGCACCTCCGGCAGGTGCACGAGAAGCTCTCCAGGCGGCGGTACTTCCGCGAGCCCTCGGCGGGGCAGCCGGCCCGGCGGTGCCTGACCCCCGTGCTGGAGGAGCTGGCCCTGCCCGAGGAGGAGAAGGCCGCGCCGCTGGACAGGATCTGCTCGCTGTACCGCAGCTTCTTTGCCGTGGAGTGTGAGGGCCTGGTGGAGCAGATCCTGAGCAACCCCTCCAGCCCGGCCGGCCGGGGGGGCACCCCGTTGCTCGGGGGGGCCAGCGCCGGCGGGTGGCTCAGCATAGAGCTGGAGCCCCCGCCCCAGGGGCCCGGCCTGGCGGACAGCGTGGTGGAGCCGCCCTGCGGCGGGCTGGAGGCGTCCGAGATGTCGGAGGTGAGCCTCCTCAATCTGGACGAGCTGGACATGGAGCTGGTGAAGCTGAAGCAGGCcgggggggcggcggcggcggcggcgggggggtCTGAGGAGCCCTGCAGCTCCCCTCGCAGGAGGTCCCCCGTGGCCCTCCTGATGGAGCGAATCCAGTCCTTGAGCAGCAACGCGGGGTCTTCCCTGGAGGGCACCTTCAACGTCTCGGACAGGAAGGAAGGCGGGCAGGCGGCGGAGGCCGATGGCCAAGAGGGTTCTCGATGCTGCGGCGAGGCGGGCTCCCCAGGGGCGAAGGCGAACGTGACCCTCATCCTCTGCCCGCCCTCCGCGGCGGAGCCGAACTGTGGCGCTGTGGATCCCTCGGAGCTCGCCGCGGCGCCCGGCCAGGGCGCGGTCAATGAGAACGACACCTGGGAGCTGACCCTGGGGGGCGGGGAGGGGAAGCCTGCCACGTCCGACAGCAAGGACAGGATGTCGGTGGGGAACAGCTTCAGCAGCGACGTCTGCCCCCTCCTGGGCGATTTGGACAGCATCTTGTCCACGGACGACAGCCTGGTCAGGAGCCACCCCCTGATCAGTTCCACGCCCCTGGCGGTGCCCGACGTCTTCAACTTCCACCAGAGGGCGGCGTCGAACCCTGCCCCTTCGCGGAGGGAAGCGGTCAAGGCCAACAGCAGCACCGGCTCGGAGGAAGGCAGCGTCCCTCCCCTGACCGACAGGCTCTTGAACAGCACCCGGGCGAGTTGCGCCGCGGCCAGCGGTTTTCCTAAACCCAAGCCCGGCACGTCCACCCGGAGAGCCAGCCTGGGCGGCCAGCCCTCCGGTGTCGCCAAGAACAGGAAGTCCCTCCTGccgcctccccctccccctcctcctcctccccctgctAAGACCGGGCTGCAGGCCAACTGCTTTTCGCACCCCAGGATGCTCGACCTGCCCAAGCCGGGCCCGTCTCGGCGCCTGTCTTTGACGTACCCCTCTGGACCTGTCGGGGCTGCTGGTTCTTGCCCCCCCAGCGCTGTCCTCCGGAAACCCCCAAGGTCTGCGGGGAAGCAGCTCGACGGGATCCCCAAGCCTGCTGCTCGTGGCCAGACCCCCGCCAGCTCTGCGGGGGAG AGTTCTGCAGGCGCGCCCTCGAGCGTCCTGTCGAGACTGTCGTTCGGCGGCAGGGGCGAGCATCTGTCCACCGCAG GTAACAGGCTGCAGGCCTCGGGGCTGCCGAAACCTGCTGCCTCGGGGCTGAGAGCGCCCGTGTCCCGCAGGTCAGCGCTGGGGCCGAAGGTCCCGGGGACACAGCCTGGGAGAGGCACCGCGGCGTCGAGCACAGCCAACCCCAAAGAGCTCCTCGGTGCGCCAG GGTCCGAGGTCCCAGGCTCCTCCAGCAGGGTGCGCCCGCAGACCCCCAAGCTGGCTCGCAAAACAGCCGACGAAACCCTTCTTCCTGTTGCCAAGAGGAAGAAAGTCG CAGACCCTGTGTCCTCGGGCATCGCTGTGCCGAAGGTCCCTGGGTCCGCGGGGGCCCCCAGGGGGCTGAGGCGGCCAGCTACACGCCTGTCTGGAAGGATACCAGAGTCAAGAGAGACTGGCCCTCCCTCTTCAAAGGGCTTGCAGGCAG gttCTGCCCTCTTGACTGCTCCTAAACTGGGACTCCGGcccccatctgtgtgtctgtcaaaGAGGAGCAAAG GTGCTGTCCCCTCGGCAGACCACGGGTCAGCCACTGCTCAGCCCCAGGAATCTGAAG TTTCACACTTACTTTTCTCCACAGTGTCTGCCCTATCAGCTAATGTGACGTTTGGGGCAAAAACACCACCTGCTGCAACTCCAGAGATAGCAAACAAAG gTGCTGCTCAGTCCCGTCTGGACCCTAAAGACCCAAGCCCAGAACGAGCCGCCCAAG ACGAGTCTTCTGCGAACGTGACTTTTGAAACAGCCCGGCCAGCTGGGCCCGGGACACAGAATTCAG TTCCCTCCCCGCCTGTCAACCGGACGCTGGACATCGCCAGCCCTGGGCGAGCCGGGAGCCTGCAGGAAGAGCCAGCCG GTGGCGCCGCGGCCTCCTGGGCTGGACCCCCACCACAGTCGGACTCGCCCGCAGCCCTCCTCCAGAACGATG ACTCTTCTCCGTCGGCCAACCTGACGTTTGAAGCGGGGGAGCGTGCTGGGAGCCCGGTGGAGGAGAATCTGG GTGTCTCTTCCTTGGACGAGCAGGCTGCCAGTCCTCCAGACAAGAGCCAAG GCTCTGCGTCGTGCAGCGACTGCGCTGAGAGCTGCCGGGAGAGCAGGGCACTGCTGGCCAGGTGCCGACGTCTAGAAGAGCAGCTGAAAGCAG GATCTGCACAATGTGAGCTGTACTgccaggaaaacaaaatgctcCAGGAAAGGTGTCGACTTCTAGAAGAGCAACTCAAAGCAG CCATTCTGAAGACCCGCGACGCGAGTGTGACGGAGACGCCCCACTGA